Proteins found in one Methylobacter sp. S3L5C genomic segment:
- a CDS encoding class I SAM-dependent methyltransferase, producing MKRNFLFAWYQTPRGKLLKELEADYIQKSITVSCQQIILQIGGLGWENDFIDCTLYKNYTILDTKGMGCDEAIKIRAIAYSLPFQSDSVDMIIIPHLLEFDTHRFQTMREVERVLKPEGLLVVLNFNPWSFWVRYQFLWDKKMADSWGGHFISRSRIMDWLKLLNFEVTVSSEFNLDSISSKQGKLISYGQSFFSTAYAVKAIKRRYNIIPLTPVKNANPRLSLINSLNPTAQIKKHE from the coding sequence ATGAAACGAAATTTTTTATTTGCTTGGTACCAAACCCCAAGAGGTAAGCTGTTAAAAGAGCTTGAAGCTGACTATATACAGAAATCCATTACCGTAAGTTGTCAACAAATTATTTTACAAATTGGTGGCTTGGGCTGGGAGAATGACTTTATTGATTGTACTTTATACAAAAATTATACAATACTGGATACCAAAGGAATGGGCTGCGATGAGGCAATAAAAATCAGGGCGATAGCCTATAGTTTGCCATTTCAAAGTGACAGTGTCGATATGATTATAATACCGCATTTATTGGAGTTTGATACCCATCGGTTTCAGACCATGCGAGAGGTTGAGCGCGTTTTAAAGCCCGAAGGATTATTAGTGGTATTAAATTTTAATCCTTGGAGTTTTTGGGTCAGGTATCAATTTTTATGGGATAAAAAAATGGCTGATTCCTGGGGAGGGCACTTCATTTCCCGATCAAGAATCATGGACTGGTTAAAGTTGTTAAATTTTGAAGTGACTGTATCGTCCGAGTTTAATTTGGACTCTATCAGTTCCAAGCAGGGTAAATTAATAAGCTATGGGCAATCATTTTTTTCTACAGCTTATGCGGTTAAAGCCATAAAGCGGCGCTACAATATTATTCCGTTAACGCCAGTGAAAAATGCAAATCCTCGACTGTCTTTAATTAATTCACTAAATCCAACAGCACAGATAAAAAAACATGAGTAG
- a CDS encoding YajD family HNH nuclease — protein sequence MTLKKTALDKDKLNQIVTDARRNQEIREQSYRGQALKLYPWICGRCTREFTHTNLTELTVHHKNHNHDDNPADGSNWELLCLYCHDNEHSRYEETRFGNLQTNNRTSVSMGSHNPFADLKNLMGSKK from the coding sequence ATGACATTAAAAAAGACAGCACTCGATAAAGATAAACTAAACCAGATTGTTACCGATGCCCGACGTAACCAGGAAATCAGGGAGCAATCTTATCGTGGTCAGGCACTTAAACTCTATCCTTGGATATGTGGTCGTTGTACCCGTGAATTTACCCATACCAATCTGACTGAGTTGACTGTTCATCATAAAAATCACAATCACGATGATAATCCTGCCGATGGCAGTAACTGGGAATTATTATGTCTTTATTGTCACGACAATGAGCATTCACGCTACGAAGAAACCCGCTTCGGTAATTTGCAAACCAATAATCGAACCAGTGTCTCGATGGGTAGTCACAATCCATTTGCAGACCTGAAAAACCTGATGGGCAGTAAAAAATAG
- a CDS encoding hydrogenase maturation protease: MLKPVLVFGYGNLSRGDDALGPLLLEYVESHCNLQDIEILSDFQLQIEHALDLENRSLVLFVDASVSCVEAFDFAQLEPARDKSYTTHAMSPAAVLAVYQSIKKQMPPPCFLLSIKAEKLELGEGLSTPAKSHLAQACEFAEKLLQNPDLNLWLQQTNAVQLMPTELCKL, encoded by the coding sequence ATGCTTAAACCGGTACTTGTATTTGGCTATGGCAACCTTAGTCGTGGCGATGACGCACTAGGGCCGTTATTACTGGAATATGTTGAAAGCCACTGTAATTTGCAAGACATTGAAATACTGAGTGACTTTCAGCTACAAATTGAACATGCGCTGGATTTGGAAAACAGATCGCTGGTATTGTTTGTTGATGCCTCGGTTTCTTGTGTCGAGGCGTTTGACTTTGCCCAACTTGAACCTGCCAGAGATAAAAGCTACACCACTCACGCCATGAGCCCTGCGGCGGTTTTAGCCGTGTATCAGTCAATAAAAAAACAAATGCCACCGCCGTGTTTTTTACTGAGCATCAAAGCCGAAAAACTTGAATTGGGTGAAGGTTTAAGTACGCCGGCCAAAAGTCATCTGGCTCAGGCCTGTGAGTTTGCGGAAAAGTTATTGCAAAATCCTGACCTTAACCTGTGGCTGCAACAAACCAATGCAGTGCAGCTAATGCCTACTGAGCTGTGTAAATTGTAA
- the rnhA gene encoding ribonuclease HI yields the protein MSSTVIIYTDGACRGNPGPGGWGVILDYKGIIKELYGAEKHTTNNRMELMAAIQALELLTKSCSVQLNSDSSYVLKGITDWMPNWKKRGWKTAAKTPVKNEDLWRRLDATIATHKIEWKWVKGHSGDIGNDRADALANLGIDTL from the coding sequence ATGAGTAGTACCGTAATTATTTATACCGATGGAGCATGTCGTGGCAATCCAGGGCCGGGTGGATGGGGAGTGATTCTTGACTATAAAGGCATTATAAAAGAACTTTATGGAGCAGAAAAACATACGACCAATAATCGCATGGAACTAATGGCTGCCATACAGGCATTGGAATTATTAACAAAATCCTGCTCCGTTCAGCTTAATAGCGACTCAAGTTATGTATTAAAAGGTATTACTGACTGGATGCCCAACTGGAAAAAAAGAGGCTGGAAAACGGCTGCAAAAACACCGGTTAAAAACGAAGATTTGTGGCGTAGACTGGATGCGACCATCGCTACACACAAGATTGAATGGAAGTGGGTAAAAGGTCATTCTGGCGATATTGGTAATGACCGCGCTGATGCTTTGGCTAATCTTGGTATCGATACCTTGTAA